In Pseudoalteromonas sp. NC201, a single window of DNA contains:
- a CDS encoding phytoene desaturase family protein — MTTQRQSMIIIGAGMGGLSTGSYAQMNGYKSVILELHDIPGGCCTSWERRDYIFDWCISWLLGSGTGNGMNQIWQELGALDDKEIRDFEIFNSVIDEELGEVHFYADPDKLEAHLLSISPADKKLITQFCDGIREFVKMIDAYPFLVPVGIMSRWQKLKMMWPFIKKFNLIRKSMATLMSDFAAKFSHPLLQKAFNVIFYEQHPSFPLLPFYFNLACAAKENAGVPEGGSLGLAQSMEARYKKLGGDIIYNTRVHKILVEDNKAIGVELSDGQKMYADIVISACDGTDVVKNMLDGQYSSPVLDKLYDELRETDGQMFPGYVSVFLGVNKDYTHHPHCRTHLLDQQDLVHCPGMTHPGINVQVRNVHYPHIAPEGKSVLYITYFSTYEPWAELNNFQETTATKRHHTRVKRSVQYRLAKKTLGEFIIDKLSTHFEGLKEHIEYIDIATPLTQVRYTRNSKGTVLAWQPFLESGESLEDEINANGTTGLPGLSNFYMAGHWVTTGGLIRAAATGRHVLHFVCRDDDKPFQAWIGENPLHQPQSYREQKQHVA; from the coding sequence ATGACCACACAAAGACAATCTATGATCATCATAGGTGCCGGTATGGGTGGACTCTCAACCGGTAGCTATGCACAAATGAACGGCTACAAGAGCGTGATCTTAGAACTGCACGATATTCCCGGCGGCTGCTGCACATCGTGGGAACGCAGAGATTATATTTTTGATTGGTGTATTAGCTGGCTACTGGGTAGTGGCACAGGCAACGGCATGAATCAAATCTGGCAAGAGTTAGGTGCGCTGGATGATAAAGAAATTAGAGACTTTGAAATCTTCAATTCAGTTATTGATGAAGAATTAGGAGAAGTGCATTTCTATGCAGATCCAGATAAACTCGAAGCCCACCTCTTAAGTATTTCTCCCGCTGACAAGAAACTCATCACACAATTTTGCGATGGCATTCGTGAATTCGTCAAAATGATAGACGCTTATCCCTTTCTGGTGCCAGTTGGCATTATGTCACGCTGGCAGAAGCTAAAAATGATGTGGCCATTTATCAAAAAATTCAATTTAATCCGCAAATCCATGGCGACATTGATGTCGGACTTTGCCGCTAAGTTTTCACATCCGCTGCTGCAAAAGGCATTTAACGTTATCTTTTATGAGCAACATCCTAGTTTCCCGCTATTACCTTTCTATTTTAATTTGGCCTGCGCGGCAAAAGAAAATGCAGGTGTGCCCGAAGGTGGCTCGTTAGGTCTCGCACAATCGATGGAAGCAAGATATAAAAAGTTGGGGGGTGACATCATATACAACACCCGAGTACACAAGATCTTGGTCGAAGACAACAAAGCCATCGGTGTTGAACTCAGCGACGGCCAAAAAATGTATGCCGATATCGTGATCTCAGCATGTGACGGTACGGATGTGGTAAAAAACATGCTTGATGGCCAGTATTCCAGCCCAGTGTTAGACAAGTTATATGACGAGTTAAGAGAGACCGATGGTCAAATGTTCCCAGGATACGTCTCTGTGTTTTTAGGGGTAAACAAGGACTATACCCATCACCCCCATTGCCGCACCCACTTGTTAGACCAACAAGATCTTGTCCACTGCCCAGGTATGACGCATCCGGGGATCAATGTGCAGGTGCGCAATGTACACTACCCCCATATCGCCCCAGAGGGCAAATCCGTGCTTTATATCACTTACTTCTCAACCTATGAGCCGTGGGCTGAATTAAATAATTTTCAAGAAACAACGGCGACTAAACGCCATCACACTAGAGTCAAGCGTAGCGTTCAATATCGCCTCGCTAAAAAGACCTTAGGTGAATTTATAATCGATAAGCTCTCCACTCATTTTGAGGGACTAAAAGAGCATATCGAATATATCGACATCGCAACCCCGTTGACTCAAGTTCGCTATACCCGCAACAGCAAAGGAACGGTATTGGCGTGGCAGCCATTTTTGGAAAGTGGTGAAAGTTTAGAAGACGAAATAAATGCCAACGGGACAACGGGACTGCCAGGCCTTAGCAACTTTTATATGGCTGGTCACTGGGTGACAACCGGCGGGTTGATCCGCGCTGCAGCTACAGGCAGACATGTTCTGCACTTTGTATGCCGTGATGATGACAAGCCGTTTCAGGCTTGGATCGGTGAAAACCCACTACACCAACCTCAATCTTATAGAGAACAAAAGCAGCATGTTGCTTAA
- the fldB gene encoding flavodoxin FldB, which translates to MSTRIGLFYGSTTGNTEAAAELIKASLNQFTIDLFDIADTELTLTENYEFLIFGISTWEYGGLQDDWESRWESLAQQDFSGKIVAIFGQGDQVGYDEWFQDGIGILHDKLTEQGATAIGYWPNSGYHFTKSKGLSEDGSEFLGLSLDDDNQPELTEQRINDWCQEIAAVLQELTCETA; encoded by the coding sequence ATGAGTACTCGTATTGGCCTATTTTATGGCAGCACAACAGGTAACACAGAGGCCGCAGCAGAATTAATAAAAGCAAGCTTAAACCAGTTTACCATCGACCTCTTTGATATAGCAGATACTGAATTAACCTTAACCGAGAACTATGAATTTTTGATTTTTGGTATTTCAACGTGGGAATACGGTGGTTTACAGGATGATTGGGAGTCACGTTGGGAAAGCCTAGCACAACAGGATTTCAGCGGAAAAATCGTGGCTATCTTCGGTCAAGGCGATCAAGTTGGTTATGATGAGTGGTTTCAAGACGGTATCGGCATCTTACACGATAAACTAACCGAACAAGGCGCCACAGCAATTGGTTACTGGCCAAATTCAGGTTATCACTTCACCAAGTCTAAAGGGTTAAGTGAAGACGGCAGTGAGTTTCTCGGCTTGTCGCTTGATGATGATAACCAACCAGAACTCACCGAGCAGCGCATCAACGACTGGTGCCAAGAGATTGCCGCCGTGCTTCAAGAACTTACCTGCGAAACAGCTTAA
- a CDS encoding phytoene desaturase family protein yields the protein MSEQQKSVIIIGAGMSGLGTAAYSQMNGYQCTVFELHETPGGCCTSWQRKEYTFDWCISWLNGTGTNNEMATIWGELGCLENVPIYNTEIFNSVVTANGEKIRFYVDPDKLESTLIERFPEDSKLIIELCGHIRKLRKCMPYFPFLKSGGLMTWWEKSKMMWQLLPYMRTFMKTLAVTMEDFSKRFSNPTLAEALNWIIFDRHSELRLMPFVFNLACAANQNAGVPSIGSLGLAKRLANRAKELGTNIHYKSKVEHILTDNNRAVGVQLADGSVHYADYVVASCDSYKLTRKMLQNRYPHPVLDKLFTKLEEDANSVVFPGCVAVFIAVNADYSDHDPYTSYLLPESISHQLVGNYHSGVGVQIRNTLYPDHAPSGKSVLYVTYLSKSDVWQAMEQSVVQSTSSGQSRNPYTRKRRSPEYKQAKKKVGQAIVEFLNQYFEGLTDKVEFIDVVTPLTSERYTENHNGTVLAWHPFAPLTEELENYQIKHGPTFPNLDNFYYTGQWSTFSGVTHSTASGRYVAQYLCRQDKKPFRVCYPEQQNTKQHITNEADNYA from the coding sequence ATGTCCGAACAACAAAAGTCTGTGATTATCATTGGTGCTGGTATGTCTGGTCTTGGTACCGCTGCTTATAGCCAAATGAATGGCTATCAATGCACCGTCTTCGAACTGCATGAAACGCCGGGAGGGTGTTGCACCTCTTGGCAACGAAAAGAATACACTTTCGATTGGTGTATCAGCTGGTTAAACGGCACGGGAACCAACAACGAAATGGCAACCATCTGGGGTGAGCTAGGCTGCCTTGAAAACGTGCCTATTTACAACACTGAGATATTTAACTCAGTCGTCACGGCTAACGGCGAAAAGATCCGCTTTTATGTGGATCCAGACAAGTTAGAGTCCACCCTGATTGAGCGCTTTCCTGAAGATAGCAAACTAATCATTGAATTGTGTGGACATATCCGAAAACTACGCAAGTGTATGCCGTATTTCCCTTTTCTTAAAAGTGGTGGCTTGATGACATGGTGGGAAAAAAGCAAAATGATGTGGCAATTGCTACCCTATATGCGCACCTTTATGAAAACGCTTGCTGTCACTATGGAAGACTTTTCTAAGCGCTTTTCAAACCCCACGCTTGCGGAAGCACTCAACTGGATTATTTTTGACCGCCATAGCGAGCTACGATTAATGCCCTTTGTCTTTAATTTAGCTTGTGCTGCAAACCAAAATGCAGGAGTGCCTAGTATTGGTTCATTAGGCCTTGCAAAGCGATTGGCAAATCGGGCAAAAGAACTAGGGACAAACATTCATTATAAAAGTAAAGTCGAGCACATTCTCACCGACAATAACCGCGCGGTTGGTGTGCAATTAGCCGATGGCTCTGTCCATTACGCTGATTATGTTGTCGCCAGTTGTGATAGTTACAAACTCACTCGTAAGATGTTGCAAAATCGCTACCCTCACCCTGTGCTTGATAAGCTTTTCACAAAGCTAGAAGAAGATGCAAACAGCGTGGTATTTCCGGGCTGTGTTGCGGTATTTATTGCGGTAAATGCAGACTATTCAGACCATGACCCTTATACCTCTTACTTATTACCCGAATCGATTTCGCACCAACTGGTCGGTAATTATCATAGTGGGGTTGGTGTGCAAATCCGCAATACGCTATATCCAGATCATGCACCAAGTGGCAAGTCAGTTCTTTACGTCACTTATTTATCAAAAAGTGACGTATGGCAAGCGATGGAGCAAAGCGTCGTGCAATCTACCTCTTCAGGGCAAAGTCGTAATCCATATACACGTAAACGCCGTTCACCCGAATATAAGCAAGCAAAGAAAAAAGTGGGTCAGGCGATAGTCGAGTTCCTTAACCAATATTTTGAAGGCCTTACAGATAAAGTTGAGTTTATAGATGTTGTAACGCCATTAACCAGTGAACGTTATACCGAGAACCACAATGGGACCGTTTTAGCTTGGCACCCTTTTGCGCCACTGACAGAAGAATTAGAGAATTACCAAATCAAGCATGGTCCTACTTTCCCGAATCTAGACAACTTTTATTATACGGGGCAATGGAGCACATTTAGCGGCGTAACACACTCAACGGCAAGTGGCCGCTATGTTGCACAATACCTTTGTCGACAAGATAAAAAACCATTTAGGGTTTGTTATCCAGAACAGCAAAACACAAAGCAGCACATCACCAATGAGGCAGACAATTATGCCTAG
- a CDS encoding sterol desaturase family protein yields the protein MPSPLKNQLRRFFAITCYPLIVLILIGYSIFVLQQGIDLGLAAFSSVLIIIAYFIIMERLNPFKTQWHPSKKEWSRDGLCFILVIVYGAFSETLVRVIALQLAPIENTLSLAQNAILAILVGSFIGYWLHRLEHRHLFLWSFHGIHHRPNKVTVSNNSVVHFLEVLLSALVIQTTFLLLGFSAEGMFIAGQFTALHGYFIHANVNVRMGWLNYIVATPELHRFHHSVELKEAGNFGSDLSIWDQLFGSFFYRPDSSPIQVGVTKPYLFPSAFEVAKGILHPFRWFISKRGNRPRYTKSTPLPQEYDIESRSTPSTVDIRKR from the coding sequence ATGCCTAGTCCACTCAAAAACCAACTTCGTAGGTTTTTTGCTATTACTTGCTACCCTTTGATCGTTTTGATCCTTATTGGTTACAGTATCTTTGTCTTACAACAAGGCATTGACCTTGGATTAGCAGCATTCTCTAGTGTGCTTATCATCATTGCCTATTTTATTATCATGGAAAGACTAAACCCGTTTAAAACACAATGGCATCCCAGTAAAAAGGAATGGAGCAGAGATGGCTTGTGCTTTATTCTCGTCATCGTATACGGGGCGTTTAGCGAGACACTAGTGCGAGTAATTGCACTCCAGCTCGCCCCTATCGAAAATACTTTGAGCTTGGCACAAAATGCCATTCTAGCCATTCTCGTCGGCTCGTTTATCGGGTACTGGCTACATAGATTAGAACATCGGCATCTGTTTCTTTGGAGCTTTCATGGGATCCATCATCGGCCTAACAAAGTTACGGTAAGTAATAACTCTGTCGTTCACTTTCTGGAAGTATTGTTAAGCGCGCTAGTTATACAGACTACATTTCTATTGCTTGGTTTCTCAGCCGAAGGAATGTTCATTGCCGGTCAATTTACTGCTCTGCACGGATATTTCATTCATGCCAATGTAAACGTTCGTATGGGATGGCTAAACTACATCGTGGCAACACCAGAGCTCCATCGTTTCCATCATAGCGTAGAATTGAAAGAGGCTGGAAATTTTGGTTCTGATTTGAGTATTTGGGATCAGTTATTCGGAAGTTTCTTTTACCGCCCAGATAGTAGTCCAATTCAAGTTGGAGTTACTAAGCCATATTTATTTCCAAGTGCCTTTGAGGTTGCTAAAGGTATTCTTCATCCATTTCGATGGTTCATCAGTAAACGTGGAAATAGACCAAGATACACCAAATCAACTCCGCTACCTCAAGAATATGACATCGAGTCACGTTCCACTCCCTCAACAGTAGATATTAGGAAAAGGTAG
- a CDS encoding MATE family efflux transporter: MKDLTQGSLPKHLVAMALPMSIGMFVQTLYVLTDLYFVSDLGSAPVAALSLIGNIMFLIFAVSQILNVGTATLVAHAVGEKDQSSANLVFNQALFASVVLGTILLLTGIFGIKSYLHITSEDPATTEAALSYSYWFLPCLVLQFIMTTIGAALRGTGVVKPMMIAQIGSLIINIILSPILISGWLFGIEMGIAGAGLASSISVVIAMLSLWFYLNYDRRYLVLDSQLFLTFHRHTIKRLFSVGCPAGAELILMFVYMSTTFWVLKDFGTNVQAGFGIGSKVIQALFLPVMAVAFSLPAIAGQNYGAGNFKRFRQAFYWSLFATCSLMLGVSLLAAHLGAQLAMPFSENPQVIEHTRYFLYIVAWSFIATGVIFTCSGLFQASGNTWPPLYSNTTRLFTFVLPIIWLVKQQQLTITELWYITVLSVVVQALVSLTFVAFSLRTTYKLPATFTATKKNLLS, encoded by the coding sequence ATGAAAGATCTAACTCAAGGTTCCTTACCTAAGCATCTAGTAGCTATGGCGCTACCCATGTCAATTGGGATGTTTGTGCAAACACTTTATGTGCTTACCGATCTCTATTTTGTTTCAGACTTGGGCAGTGCTCCAGTCGCAGCGCTCAGTTTAATTGGCAATATCATGTTTTTGATTTTCGCCGTCAGCCAGATTTTGAATGTCGGAACCGCAACATTAGTTGCACATGCGGTAGGAGAAAAGGATCAGTCCAGCGCCAATCTTGTATTTAACCAAGCACTATTCGCTTCCGTGGTACTTGGTACCATCTTGCTACTAACTGGTATCTTTGGCATCAAATCTTATCTGCACATCACCAGCGAAGATCCCGCCACCACAGAGGCAGCATTAAGCTACTCATACTGGTTTTTACCCTGTTTAGTGCTGCAGTTTATTATGACTACAATCGGTGCTGCACTGAGAGGAACTGGTGTTGTAAAGCCAATGATGATCGCGCAAATCGGCTCTCTTATTATTAATATTATTCTGTCGCCCATCTTAATCTCGGGATGGCTATTCGGAATAGAAATGGGCATTGCAGGTGCGGGGCTGGCCAGTTCCATTTCTGTTGTGATAGCCATGCTTTCACTTTGGTTTTATCTCAATTACGACAGGCGTTATTTGGTGCTAGATAGCCAATTGTTTCTAACGTTTCATCGTCACACCATAAAACGGCTATTTTCTGTGGGGTGCCCAGCAGGTGCAGAACTTATTCTGATGTTTGTTTATATGTCGACAACATTTTGGGTATTAAAAGATTTTGGCACCAATGTACAAGCCGGATTTGGAATTGGCTCGAAAGTGATCCAAGCTCTGTTTTTGCCCGTGATGGCCGTCGCATTTTCACTGCCTGCAATAGCAGGACAAAATTACGGCGCAGGGAACTTCAAACGATTTAGACAGGCATTCTATTGGTCACTGTTCGCGACTTGTAGCTTGATGTTGGGCGTTTCCTTACTCGCAGCACACTTAGGCGCTCAACTCGCCATGCCATTTTCAGAAAACCCGCAAGTCATCGAACACACTCGTTACTTTCTATATATCGTCGCTTGGAGCTTTATCGCAACGGGGGTTATTTTCACTTGCTCGGGATTGTTTCAAGCCTCAGGTAATACGTGGCCACCACTTTACAGTAACACCACGAGACTATTTACCTTTGTACTACCAATCATCTGGTTAGTAAAACAACAGCAACTTACAATTACGGAACTGTGGTATATCACGGTGTTAAGTGTGGTAGTCCAAGCCCTCGTGAGCCTTACGTTTGTGGCTTTCTCGCTACGCACGACCTACAAACTGCCAGCCACTTTCACAGCAACTAAAAAGAACCTATTGAGTTAA
- a CDS encoding thioesterase II family protein, producing the protein MSQVTLQTCRDCIDSKWLVLLNKPNTIRKQLVCFPFAGADAAVYQNWAGKLPEDVALYALQAPGRKERSHEAAIDNIHTLVNEIAPILSEATPLPSVFYGHSNGAYIAYELALALQHSSCNIVKHLFIAARKAPQYAIRKSPYHTLDDKKFIDSVNLMGGLPPALLNDIELQQLMLPTLKADFKQGETYQYDSTCKLDVPATVLYGTRDKAATGMDMQHWESCFKQGIAPKAIPGRHFFMQDSSALVLKEINAVLETLSPL; encoded by the coding sequence ATGAGCCAAGTCACATTACAAACATGTAGAGATTGCATAGATTCAAAATGGCTAGTTTTATTAAATAAGCCTAACACCATTCGCAAACAACTCGTTTGCTTTCCTTTTGCTGGCGCAGATGCAGCTGTTTATCAAAACTGGGCAGGAAAACTGCCTGAAGATGTCGCTTTATATGCACTCCAAGCCCCCGGGCGAAAGGAGCGGAGTCATGAAGCCGCCATTGATAACATTCATACCTTGGTCAATGAAATAGCACCTATTTTGAGCGAGGCAACACCACTGCCTAGCGTATTTTACGGTCATAGCAATGGCGCTTATATTGCGTATGAGCTTGCCTTAGCACTTCAACATAGCAGCTGTAATATCGTTAAACACCTGTTTATTGCAGCAAGGAAGGCACCGCAATATGCGATAAGAAAATCCCCCTACCATACTCTTGACGATAAGAAGTTCATCGACTCGGTAAATTTAATGGGCGGGTTACCACCGGCTTTGCTCAACGATATCGAACTGCAACAACTGATGCTGCCAACGTTAAAAGCAGACTTTAAGCAGGGAGAGACCTATCAATACGACTCAACTTGTAAACTCGACGTCCCTGCAACCGTGTTATATGGTACTCGGGATAAAGCAGCAACAGGGATGGATATGCAACATTGGGAAAGCTGCTTTAAACAAGGTATCGCGCCTAAAGCAATACCTGGTCGGCACTTTTTTATGCAGGACTCCTCGGCTTTGGTGCTAAAAGAAATCAACGCGGTGTTGGAAACACTGAGCCCCTTATAG
- a CDS encoding hemolysin family protein, producing the protein MDFFWVLLLISLSAVFALCEISLAAARKVKLQTLFDLGDVRAKKVLYLQANAHQFFAAVQVVLNALAIVAGMIGESVFTPYVLQLLNWVASFMFADVAAHASMLLQISTVVSFLLITSLFVLFADLLPKRIAMVIPETIAMRFIHLMLASVWIFKPIIWLFNVFADWIIKLFNLPNERDEQVTRDDIYAVVDQSAEQGELCEHEYNIIGNVLDLNQTNITQAMINRDAIVWLDIQESEENLSTLIQAHSFQQYLLCDGSLDKVIAAPEAKQLLSNILAKKPLLDGQQQEFHKPVILLDTLSLSDALDGLKSHESNCAVVINEFSTVVGMVTLSSILNLIALKDDQAIEAQFRQKDNTRWLVQGDMSIKDFQASVIEYEFEPIEAIETLAGFVIHRLKHFPAEGESLEVDGFKFKVIEIQGLAIRQIEVTKEPQL; encoded by the coding sequence GTGGACTTTTTTTGGGTGTTGTTACTCATTAGCTTGAGTGCAGTTTTCGCGCTGTGTGAAATATCATTGGCAGCGGCACGCAAAGTTAAATTACAAACCTTATTTGATCTTGGTGACGTTAGAGCCAAGAAAGTATTGTATTTGCAGGCCAATGCGCATCAGTTTTTTGCTGCGGTACAGGTGGTACTCAATGCTTTGGCGATTGTCGCGGGTATGATAGGCGAGTCGGTGTTTACCCCTTATGTATTGCAACTACTAAACTGGGTTGCAAGTTTTATGTTTGCCGATGTTGCGGCTCATGCCTCGATGTTATTGCAAATATCCACAGTGGTGTCGTTTTTACTGATCACATCGTTATTTGTACTGTTTGCTGATTTATTGCCAAAGCGAATAGCTATGGTTATCCCAGAAACTATCGCGATGCGATTTATCCATCTTATGCTTGCCAGTGTATGGATTTTTAAGCCTATTATCTGGCTATTTAACGTGTTCGCTGATTGGATTATAAAGCTATTCAATTTACCAAATGAGCGTGACGAACAGGTAACGCGTGATGATATTTATGCGGTGGTTGATCAAAGTGCTGAGCAGGGTGAACTGTGCGAACACGAGTACAATATCATTGGCAATGTGCTCGACCTTAACCAGACTAATATTACCCAAGCGATGATCAATCGCGATGCAATCGTGTGGTTAGACATTCAAGAATCAGAAGAAAACCTGAGCACGTTAATTCAAGCGCACAGTTTTCAACAGTATTTGCTGTGTGACGGCTCGCTCGACAAAGTGATAGCTGCACCTGAGGCAAAGCAACTGCTTAGTAATATTTTGGCTAAAAAGCCGTTACTGGATGGTCAACAACAAGAATTCCATAAGCCGGTCATTTTACTTGATACTCTAAGCCTTTCCGATGCGCTAGATGGGTTGAAAAGTCATGAAAGCAACTGTGCGGTTGTGATCAATGAATTCTCAACAGTGGTCGGGATGGTAACGTTATCCAGCATCTTGAATTTAATTGCACTGAAAGACGACCAAGCAATAGAAGCCCAATTTAGACAAAAGGATAACACCCGATGGCTAGTGCAGGGCGATATGTCGATTAAGGACTTTCAAGCTTCGGTGATTGAGTACGAGTTTGAACCGATTGAAGCCATAGAAACCTTAGCCGGTTTTGTGATCCACAGGTTAAAGCATTTTCCTGCCGAAGGAGAGTCGTTAGAAGTTGATGGTTTTAAGTTTAAAGTAATAGAAATTCAAGGATTGGCCATTAGGCAAATTGAAGTAACCAAAGAGCCCCAACTATAA
- a CDS encoding GNAT family N-acetyltransferase, with amino-acid sequence MLTLAPFTATHVEAVKRVHLAEEQIQFAGTAESFLEDQSETTHLHVIKVADEIIGYFKFDIAYSNTYSFCPKSGLGLRAFVIDSQRQGQGLGTLAASTLVPYAQASYPEFESIYLTVNCRNPAAITCYLKGGFEDTNEKYLGGPAGPQHIMKASLIKKHSSAL; translated from the coding sequence ATGCTGACCTTAGCGCCATTCACCGCAACTCATGTAGAGGCAGTGAAACGAGTACACCTTGCGGAGGAGCAAATTCAATTTGCCGGTACCGCTGAATCATTTTTAGAAGATCAAAGTGAGACCACCCATTTGCATGTCATAAAGGTGGCTGATGAAATTATCGGATATTTTAAGTTTGATATTGCATATTCGAACACATATTCGTTTTGCCCAAAAAGCGGTTTAGGTTTAAGAGCATTTGTCATAGATAGCCAGCGACAAGGTCAGGGTCTAGGGACATTAGCCGCGAGTACATTGGTCCCTTATGCGCAGGCAAGTTATCCAGAGTTTGAGTCAATATATTTAACCGTAAATTGTAGAAACCCAGCGGCGATTACCTGTTACCTAAAAGGTGGATTTGAAGACACAAATGAAAAATACCTCGGTGGTCCTGCTGGCCCTCAACATATTATGAAAGCGTCTCTGATAAAAAAGCACAGTAGTGCATTATGA
- the msrA gene encoding peptide-methionine (S)-S-oxide reductase MsrA: MRTLQVAASIGFIMMLGLGVSALAGTDMPKPKVDGASNHIKTLVLGSGCFWGPEKRYEKMTGVIDAESGYADGKGFKPSYREIIKSSRRFDEDNYAEVVKVTYNANLITTDALLKYYFESHDPTQKNRQGNDVGTQYRSIILYTDEQQSDKAHTLKAQYQHLLSEQGYGDIQTKIKPLRKFYPAEEYHQNYLTKNPKGYCPDHSTGVTFEKVTKDKTDNTMLAQGKHIVIVDAKSYCPYCEKLKKEVLNDYQGDIPLHFRYADQLEGLMIKTATWATPTILFIENGVESLGFQGFMAREEFYKALGAFKLGRSEAFDIAFQKGTERPFCKQYDIFKNTPDGVFIDKLSGKVLFDTRDRFNSGTGWLSFTHPVKDSVTYHKDLSHGMVRTEIRSKSSGIHLGHVFKNEGPKGQDRYCINAQVLDFKAREAL, encoded by the coding sequence ATGAGAACATTACAGGTGGCCGCATCGATAGGGTTTATCATGATGTTAGGTTTGGGTGTATCGGCGCTCGCGGGGACCGATATGCCAAAGCCTAAAGTTGATGGCGCAAGTAACCATATTAAAACGTTAGTGTTGGGCTCCGGTTGTTTCTGGGGTCCTGAAAAGCGTTATGAAAAAATGACGGGCGTGATAGATGCTGAATCTGGCTATGCCGACGGTAAAGGGTTTAAGCCAAGTTATAGAGAAATCATTAAATCGAGCCGACGCTTTGATGAAGACAACTATGCGGAGGTGGTAAAGGTAACTTACAACGCAAATCTTATCACCACCGATGCGCTGCTAAAGTACTACTTTGAAAGTCATGATCCAACGCAGAAAAACCGTCAGGGTAATGACGTTGGAACGCAGTATCGTTCGATCATTCTATACACTGACGAGCAGCAAAGTGACAAGGCCCACACATTAAAAGCGCAGTATCAACATTTATTATCTGAGCAAGGCTATGGCGACATTCAAACCAAGATCAAGCCGCTTAGAAAATTTTATCCAGCGGAAGAGTATCATCAAAACTACTTAACCAAGAATCCCAAGGGATACTGCCCAGATCACAGCACGGGAGTGACCTTTGAAAAGGTGACGAAAGATAAAACAGATAACACTATGCTAGCCCAAGGTAAGCATATTGTGATTGTTGATGCTAAAAGCTATTGCCCTTATTGCGAGAAGCTAAAAAAAGAGGTGTTAAACGACTATCAAGGTGATATCCCACTGCATTTTCGCTATGCCGATCAACTTGAGGGGCTAATGATAAAAACCGCGACTTGGGCGACGCCAACGATCTTATTTATTGAAAATGGTGTTGAGTCTCTTGGCTTTCAAGGTTTTATGGCGAGAGAAGAGTTTTACAAGGCACTTGGTGCTTTTAAGCTGGGTCGATCAGAAGCTTTTGACATTGCCTTTCAAAAAGGCACAGAGCGACCATTTTGCAAGCAGTATGATATCTTTAAAAACACACCAGATGGCGTATTTATCGATAAATTAAGCGGCAAGGTTCTTTTTGACACCCGAGATAGATTTAACTCGGGCACTGGGTGGCTGTCGTTTACCCACCCAGTAAAAGACAGCGTGACCTATCACAAAGATTTAAGCCACGGAATGGTGAGAACTGAAATACGCTCAAAAAGCAGTGGTATTCATTTAGGTCATGTATTTAAAAATGAAGGGCCAAAAGGTCAAGACCGCTATTGTATCAATGCCCAAGTACTTGATTTTAAAGCGAGAGAGGCGCTTTAG